The Verrucomicrobiota bacterium genome has a window encoding:
- a CDS encoding zinc metallopeptidase — MTLGFLSLEFWWVIIPGVLLGMYAQFKLMRVYGRYTQVGNEMGLTGAEAAREILDRAGMRSMPVHEVAGHLSDHYDPMKKALFLSSENYHGRSLAAVGVAAHEAGHALQHQASYSFLNLRMAMVPITNFASMAWMGITVLGLILGGAMFHKMIGIAIGIFLVITFFQLITLPVEFDASRRAKEQLIRLGLISNRETAGVSKVLNAAALTYVAALVSSLLQLLQLVMISRRSSDH, encoded by the coding sequence ATGACACTTGGCTTCTTATCCTTGGAATTCTGGTGGGTGATCATCCCCGGTGTGTTGCTGGGCATGTACGCTCAATTCAAGCTGATGCGTGTTTACGGTCGATACACCCAGGTAGGAAACGAGATGGGGTTGACCGGGGCCGAAGCCGCTCGCGAGATTCTCGATCGAGCGGGGATGAGGAGCATGCCTGTCCATGAGGTGGCGGGTCATTTGAGCGATCATTACGATCCGATGAAAAAGGCCCTGTTTCTGTCGTCGGAAAATTACCATGGACGCTCGCTTGCGGCCGTCGGGGTCGCCGCTCATGAAGCGGGGCACGCGTTGCAACACCAAGCGTCCTACTCCTTCTTGAATCTGCGCATGGCGATGGTTCCCATCACCAACTTCGCGTCGATGGCCTGGATGGGGATCACCGTGCTCGGATTGATTTTGGGCGGGGCGATGTTCCACAAGATGATTGGGATCGCCATCGGCATTTTCCTCGTGATCACGTTTTTTCAACTGATCACGCTTCCGGTGGAGTTCGATGCGAGCCGCCGGGCCAAAGAACAATTGATCCGGCTTGGGTTGATCTCGAATCGGGAGACCGCCGGAGTCAGCAAGGTGTTGAATGCGGCGGCCCTTACGTACGTTGCAGCTCTTGTCAGTTCCCTGCTTCAATTGCTGCAATTGGTCATGATTTCGCGGCGCAGTTCGGACCATTAA
- a CDS encoding ABC transporter ATP-binding protein, with the protein MDITLERITKRFGEQPVVKEVTLHVPAGSLFFLLGPSGCGKTTLLRMLAGFVEADEGTIRFGDREMSGVPAHERNTGMVFQNYALWPHLDVRSNVGYGLEVRKVPREEKDRRVQDALKRVRMEAYGERRPTQLSGGQQQRVALARALVIQPSLLLLDEPLSNLDARLRVELREEIRRIHAETGITTVYVTHDQKEALSLATSLAVMNRGEVVQVGHPKSIYRSPATRFVADFVGETNWLEGQVVKVEESQLWVATSLGDWRTTGKRRWAVGERVWLGFRPEAVRFGHAEENCFEAKVQRSSYGGEMEEYVLLAKGMLSIRAIEQNPDHARQIGTATVTHVPAVDTFVLPC; encoded by the coding sequence ATGGACATCACACTCGAGCGCATCACCAAACGATTCGGCGAACAACCCGTGGTCAAAGAAGTCACGTTGCATGTTCCTGCTGGATCGCTCTTTTTCCTGCTGGGTCCGTCGGGATGCGGCAAAACCACGCTCTTGCGCATGCTGGCAGGATTCGTGGAAGCCGATGAGGGGACGATTCGGTTTGGGGACCGAGAGATGTCGGGTGTTCCCGCGCATGAACGGAACACCGGCATGGTGTTTCAAAACTACGCCCTCTGGCCTCATCTCGACGTCCGAAGCAACGTGGGCTACGGGTTGGAGGTTCGAAAGGTTCCGCGCGAGGAGAAAGACCGCCGCGTTCAGGACGCGCTGAAACGGGTCCGGATGGAGGCGTACGGAGAGCGCCGGCCTACCCAACTTTCAGGAGGCCAGCAGCAACGCGTGGCCTTGGCGAGGGCGCTGGTGATTCAGCCTTCGCTTCTCTTGCTGGATGAACCTTTGTCCAATCTCGACGCGCGTCTGAGAGTGGAATTGAGGGAGGAAATCCGTCGCATTCATGCTGAAACCGGAATCACGACCGTGTACGTAACGCATGATCAGAAGGAGGCGCTCTCCTTGGCGACTTCGTTGGCGGTCATGAACCGTGGTGAAGTCGTGCAGGTGGGGCATCCCAAATCGATTTATCGAAGTCCCGCGACTCGTTTTGTCGCAGATTTTGTCGGTGAGACGAATTGGCTCGAGGGGCAGGTGGTGAAAGTTGAGGAGAGTCAGTTATGGGTGGCGACATCCTTGGGGGATTGGAGGACTACAGGGAAACGGCGGTGGGCGGTGGGGGAACGGGTTTGGCTTGGATTCAGGCCCGAGGCGGTTCGTTTTGGCCATGCGGAAGAGAATTGTTTCGAGGCGAAAGTTCAGCGCAGCTCGTATGGAGGCGAGATGGAGGAATACGTTCTCTTGGCAAAGGGAATGCTGAGTATCAGGGCCATTGAACAAAATCCAGACCACGCGCGTCAGATAGGCACGGCCACAGTGACGCACGTCCCGGCAGTGGATACGTTCGTGTTACCTTGTTAA
- a CDS encoding peptidase, with the protein MKHPSSISPSSPSWSRRRFLGLSAGAAGAAITFPSLFGATDKSGSRPVVIGAGSHTYECHHGWGKLPSHLTWGETHGVAVDSQGFVYIKHNTGPTKRVQDSIVVFDPEGQYVRSFGEEYHGGGHGIDLRKEGSEEFLYLCSTRQRLVTKTTLKGDIVWACATPGEPGVYKEGKNFVPTNVAFAPDGGFFVGDGYGSNYIHRFDAKGKWLQTWGGTGTKPGEFKTPHGLWWDDRKNLLCVCDRANARLQYFQPDGTFVSLVEGLLFPAHLDTKGDVLLCPDLHARVTLFDRDNQVIAHLGEDPEWRKQVLDGFKIRSEPGRWQPGKFIHPHDACFDSQGNIFVVEWVATGRVTKLKKLA; encoded by the coding sequence ATGAAACATCCATCCTCGATTTCTCCATCCTCGCCCTCGTGGTCTCGCCGCCGATTCCTTGGCCTTTCCGCCGGTGCGGCGGGCGCCGCCATCACGTTCCCCTCCCTTTTCGGGGCCACGGACAAATCCGGAAGTCGTCCGGTCGTCATTGGAGCGGGCTCCCACACCTACGAATGCCATCATGGCTGGGGCAAACTTCCCTCTCATCTCACCTGGGGCGAAACGCACGGAGTCGCCGTTGATTCGCAGGGTTTCGTGTACATCAAACACAACACGGGTCCGACCAAACGCGTGCAAGATTCGATCGTCGTGTTCGATCCCGAAGGACAATACGTGCGCAGTTTTGGGGAGGAATACCATGGCGGGGGGCATGGTATCGATCTGCGCAAGGAGGGATCGGAGGAATTCCTCTACCTGTGTTCGACGCGCCAACGGCTCGTCACCAAGACAACCCTGAAAGGCGACATCGTTTGGGCATGCGCCACGCCGGGAGAGCCGGGAGTTTATAAAGAAGGAAAGAATTTTGTCCCCACCAATGTGGCATTCGCCCCGGATGGTGGATTTTTCGTCGGTGACGGTTATGGTTCGAACTACATCCATCGTTTCGACGCGAAAGGAAAATGGCTCCAGACTTGGGGCGGAACCGGCACCAAGCCTGGCGAGTTCAAGACTCCTCACGGATTGTGGTGGGACGATCGCAAGAATCTGCTTTGCGTGTGCGACCGGGCGAACGCGCGGCTCCAGTATTTTCAGCCGGATGGGACGTTCGTCAGCCTGGTTGAGGGTCTGCTTTTTCCGGCTCATCTGGACACGAAGGGCGACGTTTTGCTGTGTCCCGATCTCCACGCACGGGTGACCTTGTTCGACCGAGACAATCAGGTGATCGCCCACCTAGGCGAAGACCCGGAGTGGCGCAAGCAAGTTCTCGATGGTTTCAAAATCCGCTCGGAGCCCGGACGCTGGCAGCCAGGCAAATTCATTCACCCGCACGACGCTTGTTTTGACTCGCAAGGAAACATTTTCGTGGTGGAGTGGGTGGCCACGGGCCGGGTGACCAAGCTGAAGAAACTGGCTTGA
- a CDS encoding tandem-95 repeat protein, with amino-acid sequence MHPGLPVDLGRGTLTGTAPNYTYTPSLNTSGADSFTFKVTNGTLESDPATVSLTVTPVNDAPTVTAIGPQSVRVGQSTAEIAFTIGDVDDAVSSLDVQVQSSNETIMPLTQITLGGSGASRTIRLSAAAANPLGSAIITVLAVDPHLADSPQTFTVTVVPDNNPPTLSTPAAQTTPEDQVLAVPFSVGDSETPVEALTTVAHASDTTLVANSDLTISGTGADRTLSIKPQPNKSGTLSITLSVTDGQAATVSATFLLTITPQNDPPILFDPGAQAVFEDTTLTVPLTLLDIDSPESSLTLSATSPVDFGIPSLEVSVQGSGPFRTLQITPAPNRFGHNTVTLKASDGAATTTLIIPVRVDAVYDRPVLHPIGDQRTRENTPIILPVSFSSLDAPISSLRIVPTTSNEALFPAGSITVAPRLDQAVFTPAAGLSGSALVDFTLMDEVGAASSVHFTVTVSPINEPPTLTSFAPLTIAEGQASAPIPFTVGDTDHPLEVLFVSAGTDNSALFPPGSVRVDGAGASRSLTLTPAVLGGGRARVTVVVDDGVDPVSQSFEVDVTRVNQPPEVSSLSVGLVRVSGPAGGVIRLDSTFLIFDRETPLDDLFLLSSSGDSSIVSQVSVAPGPDPSSRKMDLRLGSRSGRTTLSLLVRDEGGLTARFSFDVEVILSGGTTLANPGRDFQGDGSASFLLQSDTGELAAWFFRGAVLAGGDFFQPSPLVDPSWKLLSAAGFDADGKPDLLFQHPTGSGAVWHMEGMTLREGGASLLTPASPLAAEFRVSATGDFNGDGHPDLIFQHAGDGSLQVAHLNDTTLLSTAALVPDRAAEPGWLVKGAADFDRDGKPDLLLAHPDGRAALWYMDGRTLVRGSLLFASPGTSLLPVVTDYNGDGSPDLVEQDALGQLAVRLMNGESLLTRLPVAVMLPGPSWSIVGPR; translated from the coding sequence ATGCACCCAGGCTTACCCGTGGATTTGGGGAGGGGAACGTTGACGGGCACAGCGCCCAATTACACGTATACGCCTTCCCTCAACACCAGTGGGGCGGATTCCTTCACCTTCAAAGTGACCAATGGCACCTTGGAATCCGATCCGGCCACCGTCTCGCTGACGGTGACTCCGGTCAACGATGCCCCCACGGTTACCGCCATTGGGCCGCAATCCGTACGGGTCGGCCAGTCGACCGCGGAGATCGCTTTCACCATCGGGGATGTGGATGATGCGGTATCGTCCCTCGACGTTCAGGTGCAATCCAGCAACGAAACCATTATGCCGCTCACTCAGATCACGCTGGGGGGCTCTGGAGCATCTCGTACCATTCGTCTGTCCGCCGCCGCGGCCAATCCCCTGGGGTCGGCCATCATCACCGTCCTTGCCGTCGACCCCCATCTGGCCGATTCCCCACAAACGTTCACCGTCACCGTGGTTCCCGATAATAACCCTCCCACCCTTTCGACCCCCGCGGCGCAAACGACTCCGGAGGATCAGGTGCTGGCAGTGCCGTTCAGTGTTGGAGATTCCGAGACACCCGTTGAGGCACTGACCACGGTGGCGCATGCTTCGGATACAACCCTGGTGGCCAATTCGGATCTGACCATTTCGGGAACCGGGGCAGATCGAACTCTGTCGATCAAGCCGCAACCGAACAAGAGCGGCACCCTCAGCATTACTTTGAGCGTGACTGACGGACAAGCCGCGACGGTCAGCGCGACTTTCTTGCTGACGATTACCCCTCAAAACGACCCGCCCATCCTGTTCGATCCTGGCGCACAGGCGGTCTTTGAGGACACGACCCTCACGGTTCCCCTGACGCTGCTGGACATCGATTCCCCCGAATCCAGTTTGACGTTGTCCGCAACCAGCCCGGTCGATTTTGGAATTCCTTCATTGGAGGTTTCAGTCCAAGGCTCCGGCCCCTTCCGCACGCTACAGATTACCCCGGCTCCAAACCGATTCGGGCACAATACGGTGACGCTCAAGGCCTCGGATGGCGCTGCGACCACGACGTTGATCATTCCGGTGCGGGTGGATGCGGTTTATGATCGCCCGGTCTTGCATCCGATTGGCGATCAACGCACACGTGAGAACACGCCGATCATTCTCCCGGTGAGCTTTTCCAGCTTGGACGCGCCCATCTCATCTTTGCGCATCGTTCCCACCACTTCGAACGAGGCATTGTTTCCCGCGGGCTCCATCACCGTTGCACCCCGCCTCGACCAAGCGGTGTTCACTCCCGCCGCCGGTCTCTCGGGTTCGGCTCTTGTCGATTTCACGCTGATGGACGAGGTGGGTGCGGCTTCCTCGGTTCATTTTACCGTCACCGTCTCGCCGATTAACGAGCCCCCGACCCTCACCAGTTTCGCGCCGCTCACGATTGCCGAGGGACAAGCCTCCGCGCCGATCCCCTTCACGGTCGGCGATACCGATCATCCTTTGGAAGTTCTGTTTGTTTCAGCAGGGACTGATAATTCCGCGCTCTTTCCGCCCGGATCGGTCAGGGTCGATGGTGCCGGGGCCAGTCGCAGCCTCACCTTGACGCCGGCGGTTCTGGGTGGAGGACGGGCTCGGGTGACCGTGGTGGTGGACGATGGTGTGGACCCGGTGAGTCAGTCTTTTGAGGTGGACGTGACCCGTGTCAATCAACCGCCTGAGGTATCTTCGCTGTCAGTCGGTCTGGTTCGTGTTTCTGGCCCGGCAGGGGGAGTGATCAGGCTCGACTCGACGTTCCTCATCTTCGACCGGGAGACTCCTTTGGATGACTTGTTCCTGCTTTCCTCCTCAGGCGACAGTTCGATTGTGAGCCAGGTGAGCGTTGCTCCCGGGCCGGATCCGTCTTCGCGCAAAATGGACCTGCGCTTGGGCAGTCGGAGCGGGCGGACCACGCTCTCGCTTCTGGTCCGCGACGAAGGGGGATTGACCGCGCGATTTTCCTTCGATGTGGAAGTGATTTTGAGCGGTGGCACAACCCTGGCGAATCCAGGTCGCGATTTCCAAGGCGACGGGAGTGCCAGTTTTTTGCTGCAAAGCGACACCGGCGAGCTCGCGGCTTGGTTTTTCCGCGGAGCGGTCCTGGCCGGGGGCGATTTCTTCCAACCTTCCCCTCTGGTGGATCCATCATGGAAACTGCTCAGCGCTGCGGGTTTCGATGCAGATGGCAAGCCGGACCTCCTTTTTCAACATCCTACCGGCAGTGGCGCGGTTTGGCACATGGAGGGCATGACGCTGCGGGAGGGGGGCGCTTCCCTGTTAACCCCGGCCTCGCCGCTGGCCGCGGAGTTTCGAGTTTCGGCCACGGGCGACTTTAATGGTGACGGTCACCCCGACTTGATCTTCCAGCATGCCGGGGATGGCTCGCTGCAAGTGGCTCACCTGAACGACACAACCTTGCTTTCCACCGCGGCGTTGGTGCCGGATCGCGCCGCCGAACCAGGCTGGTTGGTCAAGGGTGCGGCCGACTTTGATCGGGACGGAAAACCCGACTTGCTGCTCGCCCATCCTGACGGGCGGGCCGCGCTTTGGTACATGGACGGAAGGACGCTCGTGCGCGGTTCGTTGCTCTTTGCATCGCCGGGAACCTCACTCTTGCCGGTCGTCACGGATTATAATGGTGACGGAAGTCCCGATCTGGTTGAACAAGATGCCCTCGGCCAGCTCGCCGTGCGCCTCATGAACGGCGAATCCCTCCTGACCCGGCTTCCGGTGGCGGTCATGCTGCCTGGACCGTCCTGGTCAATCGTGGGGCCGCGCTGA
- a CDS encoding ABC transporter substrate-binding protein → MIRFSPLPSSNLTPDRMRRVWILLGLEILGVFLGCLSSTAATGDRVSLRVLSPHNEAIRWEFGHGFARWHEQRFGYAVEVEWRVMGGSSDSLRFVLSEFEGKPNGIGMDVLFGGGSEPYLILATRGLLESVRLPEAVMAGIPRTAPGLEVYDAGFRWYGAALSSFGILQNLEVQRWAKLPPASRWQDLAHPRLEGWVAAGDPRNSGTMNNMYEAFLQAEGWDQGWRTLARIAGNVRQFDRISTMTAKEVTLGEVAYGFAIDFYGFTQVAAAGKDKVSYVLPADFTAVSPDGIGILKGTTRRELAGRFLEYVLGEEGQKLWFLPRGHPEGARRFSIDRMVVRPDFYDRYRGMSLIEHSPFKLKEGFRYDTQVAKARRDVVAALFGSVFVDVHDELKSAWRIVIRKGMKAEDLEEFGRVPVSASEAMRLAREEWKDASLRNRYRNQWQRWALDKYRRFTDRGEGLKPGEVGRQGRQVGPDSLPSTRPENK, encoded by the coding sequence ATGATCCGCTTCTCTCCCTTGCCATCTTCGAATCTGACTCCGGATCGGATGCGCCGGGTGTGGATCCTTCTCGGGCTGGAAATCTTGGGGGTTTTCTTGGGATGCCTGAGCAGCACGGCGGCAACGGGGGATCGCGTCTCGTTGCGTGTGCTTTCCCCCCATAATGAGGCGATTCGATGGGAATTCGGGCATGGGTTCGCACGTTGGCATGAGCAGCGGTTCGGATATGCGGTGGAGGTGGAATGGCGGGTCATGGGGGGATCCTCGGATTCCTTGCGTTTTGTCCTGTCCGAATTTGAAGGCAAGCCAAACGGAATCGGGATGGATGTTCTTTTCGGGGGAGGTTCGGAACCTTATCTCATTCTGGCCACCAGAGGGTTGTTGGAATCCGTGCGTCTGCCGGAGGCTGTGATGGCGGGGATTCCAAGGACGGCTCCTGGGCTCGAAGTGTATGATGCGGGTTTTCGGTGGTATGGGGCGGCGCTTTCGAGCTTTGGCATTCTGCAGAATCTGGAAGTGCAGCGATGGGCTAAACTCCCACCGGCCAGCCGCTGGCAGGACCTTGCCCACCCTCGATTGGAGGGTTGGGTGGCCGCGGGCGACCCTCGGAACAGTGGCACCATGAATAATATGTACGAGGCCTTTTTGCAGGCGGAGGGCTGGGATCAAGGATGGCGGACGCTGGCTCGGATTGCAGGCAATGTTCGTCAATTTGACCGGATTTCGACGATGACCGCGAAGGAGGTGACTTTAGGCGAGGTGGCCTATGGATTCGCGATCGACTTTTACGGGTTCACCCAGGTCGCGGCGGCGGGCAAAGACAAAGTCTCTTATGTTTTGCCGGCGGATTTTACGGCGGTCAGTCCTGACGGCATTGGGATCTTGAAAGGGACGACTCGCCGGGAATTGGCAGGGCGATTTCTCGAGTACGTCCTTGGCGAGGAAGGTCAGAAATTGTGGTTTCTCCCCAGGGGCCATCCGGAAGGCGCCCGGCGGTTTTCCATCGATCGGATGGTGGTTCGGCCCGATTTTTATGATCGTTATCGAGGGATGAGTTTGATTGAACACTCGCCGTTCAAATTAAAAGAGGGCTTCCGGTATGACACCCAGGTCGCCAAGGCAAGACGGGACGTCGTTGCCGCCTTGTTTGGATCAGTGTTTGTGGACGTGCACGACGAGTTGAAATCGGCCTGGCGCATCGTGATCCGAAAGGGGATGAAAGCGGAGGACCTTGAGGAATTTGGGCGGGTCCCGGTATCCGCATCGGAAGCCATGCGTTTGGCGCGGGAAGAATGGAAAGATGCGAGTTTGCGCAACCGATATCGCAATCAATGGCAGCGCTGGGCCTTGGACAAGTATCGCCGATTCACGGATCGAGGAGAAGGCCTGAAGCCGGGCGAAGTGGGCCGCCAGGGGCGGCAAGTCGGGCCGGATTCCCTCCCATCCACTCGTCCTGAGAACAAATGA
- the fabD gene encoding ACP S-malonyltransferase, translating into MKTAWMFPGQGSQKPGMGSGLFELFPELTREADAILRYSIQDLCLHDPAQKLGQTQFTQPALFTVNALSFYQARQIQGKSPDCLIGHSLGEYNALLAAGVFDFATGLKLVQRRGELMSQATGGGMAAVVGLDQDRVKVLLQDHGLTTIDLANLNAPTQIVISGPQADITRAQTIFETSGASMFVPLKVSGAFHSRYMQPSREQFREFLAGFTFAAPSLPVISNVEALPYNEDRTAELLANQLTHSVRWVESIRHLIELGVNEFVEMGPGKVLTGLVRKIKL; encoded by the coding sequence ATGAAAACGGCATGGATGTTCCCCGGTCAAGGCTCCCAAAAGCCAGGCATGGGATCCGGACTTTTTGAATTATTCCCTGAACTCACCCGGGAGGCCGACGCCATCCTTAGATACTCCATTCAAGACCTTTGCCTCCATGATCCGGCTCAAAAGCTCGGGCAGACTCAATTTACGCAGCCGGCACTCTTCACCGTGAACGCGTTGAGTTTCTACCAGGCCAGGCAAATCCAGGGAAAGAGCCCCGATTGCCTCATTGGCCACAGTCTCGGCGAATACAACGCCCTCCTGGCCGCGGGGGTGTTCGATTTCGCCACAGGACTCAAACTGGTTCAGCGACGCGGGGAATTGATGTCCCAGGCCACGGGCGGCGGCATGGCGGCGGTGGTGGGGCTTGACCAGGATCGCGTGAAGGTTCTGCTCCAGGATCATGGCCTGACCACCATCGACCTCGCCAACTTGAATGCTCCAACCCAAATCGTCATTTCAGGCCCGCAGGCGGACATCACGCGCGCTCAAACGATCTTCGAAACGTCCGGGGCTTCCATGTTTGTTCCCTTGAAGGTCAGCGGTGCTTTTCATTCTCGTTACATGCAGCCTTCCCGCGAGCAGTTCCGGGAATTCTTGGCGGGATTCACATTCGCGGCTCCTTCCCTGCCGGTCATTTCCAACGTCGAGGCCCTGCCCTACAACGAAGACCGCACGGCGGAACTGCTCGCCAACCAACTCACTCATTCCGTGCGCTGGGTGGAATCCATCCGCCATTTGATCGAGCTCGGGGTGAATGAATTCGTCGAAATGGGGCCAGGCAAGGTGCTGACCGGATTGGTCCGGAAGATCAAGCTCTGA
- the mutS gene encoding DNA mismatch repair protein MutS: protein MMAQYRRVKGELPKEALLLFRLGDFYEMFLDDAVLGASILGVALTKRGDAPMCGIPYHAAGGYIAKILKAGHKVAICDQVEEAKPGQLVKREVTQILSPGTHFDERMLQPERNNFLASVSPGRGGIGLAVVDLTTGDFRATVVPDTPALLGELERLKPSEIVVPSTAASLADTLRAEYRCLTPYDDWVFAPENASFTMLDHFKVGSLDGFGLRSSPSAVGAAGGVLHYLTHHLRRDIRHLTRFTFYVNSDFLVLDSVSLRNLEILDPLHPDSPRGSSLFQSMNRCVTPMGARKLREWLVQPLSSRIPIERRQDAVEAWMNQPRILEDFRLTLKEVRDLERTVNRLSMGTGNARDLVALRGALEQAPRLTALLRDLLSQPDPNRALALPLPPPQDTDAPQPLEPLLAELAGGVADLPELADALRRGLVDDPPLAVKEGGMIKDGFSSDLDELRRAGRDGKEWIARLQQEEIEKTGIPSLKIRFNSVFGYFLEVTKTHLDKVPPHYIRKQTIANGERYFTPELKEMEGKILGAQERSTKLEYELFLQLRERVLGMLSAIQGTASSLAQLDVLATFAENARLHRYCRPKVGEEGILLIAEGRHPVLEQSVVADRFVPNDTDLDPAQRQIALITGPNMAGKSTYIRQVALLAIMAHTGSFVPADSARIDLVDRIFTRIGASDDLGRGQSTFMVEMSETAQILNSASPSALVILDEIGRGTSTFDGLSLAWSIVEHVHNQVGAKCLFATHYHELTELAGKLARVRNLNVAVREWNDQIVFLRKIIEGGADKSYGIHVARLAGVPKPVIERAKEILANLEASELTPEGNVRQSAKHRAERQKLRDLSPPPQLDLFGL, encoded by the coding sequence ATGATGGCCCAGTACCGCCGGGTCAAAGGGGAACTGCCGAAAGAGGCCCTGCTGCTCTTTCGATTGGGAGACTTTTACGAGATGTTCCTCGATGACGCGGTGTTGGGCGCGTCGATTTTGGGAGTCGCCCTGACCAAGCGGGGCGACGCTCCCATGTGCGGCATACCCTACCATGCCGCGGGAGGCTATATTGCCAAAATCCTCAAGGCGGGACACAAAGTGGCGATCTGCGATCAAGTGGAAGAGGCGAAGCCCGGCCAGTTGGTCAAGCGTGAGGTGACTCAAATCCTGAGCCCGGGAACTCATTTTGACGAAAGAATGCTCCAACCGGAGCGCAACAACTTTCTCGCCTCCGTCTCCCCCGGGCGCGGAGGCATCGGCCTCGCGGTGGTGGATCTGACCACGGGCGATTTTCGCGCCACGGTCGTCCCGGACACGCCAGCCTTGCTCGGGGAACTGGAGAGGCTGAAACCCTCGGAGATCGTGGTTCCATCGACCGCCGCTTCACTCGCCGACACCTTGCGGGCGGAGTATCGCTGTCTGACGCCGTACGACGACTGGGTTTTTGCCCCCGAGAACGCATCGTTCACGATGCTGGATCATTTTAAAGTGGGCAGCCTGGATGGTTTTGGCTTGAGGAGCAGCCCTTCGGCCGTCGGCGCCGCCGGTGGGGTGCTCCATTACCTCACCCACCATCTGCGGCGGGACATCCGGCATCTCACGCGATTCACGTTTTACGTGAACAGCGATTTCCTCGTGCTGGATTCGGTTTCCTTGCGGAACCTGGAGATTCTCGATCCGCTCCATCCCGATTCCCCGCGCGGATCCTCGTTGTTTCAATCCATGAATCGGTGCGTGACACCGATGGGCGCCAGAAAACTGCGGGAATGGCTCGTGCAACCGTTGTCATCCCGCATCCCCATCGAACGCCGTCAGGACGCCGTTGAGGCATGGATGAATCAACCACGCATTCTGGAAGATTTTCGTCTGACGTTGAAGGAAGTGCGGGATCTGGAAAGAACGGTCAATCGGTTGAGCATGGGCACCGGAAACGCTCGCGACCTGGTGGCGTTACGGGGAGCGCTGGAGCAGGCGCCGCGGTTGACCGCCTTGCTCCGCGACTTGCTCTCGCAGCCCGACCCGAACCGGGCCCTGGCGCTACCCCTCCCCCCGCCCCAAGACACCGACGCCCCCCAACCGCTCGAACCGCTTCTTGCGGAACTCGCCGGAGGCGTGGCCGACTTGCCCGAACTCGCGGACGCCTTGCGCCGGGGCCTGGTGGATGATCCCCCCCTGGCCGTGAAAGAAGGCGGCATGATCAAGGATGGCTTCTCTTCCGATTTGGATGAATTGCGGCGGGCCGGACGGGACGGCAAGGAGTGGATCGCCCGCTTGCAACAGGAGGAAATCGAGAAGACCGGGATTCCGTCCCTGAAGATTCGCTTCAATTCCGTTTTTGGCTACTTCCTCGAAGTGACGAAAACTCACTTGGACAAGGTGCCTCCGCACTATATTCGCAAGCAGACCATCGCGAACGGCGAGCGCTATTTCACACCGGAACTGAAAGAGATGGAGGGAAAGATCCTGGGAGCTCAAGAGCGATCCACCAAGCTGGAGTACGAGCTTTTCCTTCAGCTTCGGGAACGAGTGCTCGGAATGCTCTCGGCGATTCAAGGAACCGCGTCCTCCCTGGCGCAGTTGGACGTGCTCGCGACCTTCGCCGAGAATGCCAGACTTCATCGGTATTGCCGTCCGAAGGTGGGCGAGGAGGGCATCTTGTTGATCGCAGAAGGGCGGCATCCGGTTCTGGAGCAATCCGTGGTGGCGGATCGTTTTGTGCCGAACGACACGGATCTCGATCCCGCGCAACGCCAGATCGCGCTGATCACCGGTCCAAACATGGCCGGCAAGAGCACCTACATCCGCCAAGTGGCGCTGCTGGCGATCATGGCGCACACCGGGTCCTTTGTCCCGGCCGACTCCGCGCGAATCGATCTGGTGGACCGTATTTTCACGCGCATCGGTGCCAGCGACGACCTCGGTCGAGGTCAGTCAACGTTCATGGTGGAAATGAGCGAAACCGCCCAGATCCTGAACAGCGCATCTCCAAGCGCGCTGGTCATCCTGGACGAGATCGGGAGAGGAACGAGCACCTTCGACGGACTGAGTCTGGCTTGGTCGATTGTCGAACACGTTCACAATCAAGTGGGGGCGAAGTGCTTGTTCGCAACGCACTATCACGAGCTCACGGAATTGGCAGGAAAGCTGGCAAGGGTCCGCAACTTGAATGTGGCGGTGCGCGAATGGAATGATCAGATCGTGTTTTTACGCAAGATCATCGAAGGAGGGGCGGACAAGAGCTATGGCATTCATGTGGCGCGCCTGGCGGGCGTGCCGAAACCGGTGATCGAGAGAGCCAAGGAGATTCTGGCCAATCTCGAAGCCTCGGAACTCACACCCGAAGGCAACGTGCGTCAATCCGCCAAGCACCGAGCCGAACGGCAGAAGCTCAGGGATTTAAGCCCGCCTCCGCAATTGGATCTTTTCGGTCTTTGA